In Perca fluviatilis chromosome 3, GENO_Pfluv_1.0, whole genome shotgun sequence, the following proteins share a genomic window:
- the fibinb gene encoding fin bud initiation factor, with the protein MAFLHLLLCAGVLSLPMCGAFFRGPLQPEMSNGTFHHYFVPDGDYEDNDDPEKCQMLFKMTDERKCGLDEDQDAVIRDDFTIIKRQIEDSARVLEGIGKSISYDLDGEDSYGKYLRRETAQISEAFTNSEKSLLELEVKFKQSQESELKEEHRLNEDFLNMIVHTRDVLKDTVDISLGLKDKHELLSLIIRSHGTRLSRLKNEYMKF; encoded by the coding sequence ATGGCTTTTCTTCACTTGCTCCTGTGTGCCGGGGTGTTATCACTGCCTATGTGTGGAGCCTTTTTCCGCGGACCCTTACAACCGGAGATGTCTAACGGCACTTTTCATCATTATTTCGTGCCGGACGGAGACTACGAGGACAACGACGACCCGGAGAAATGTCAGATGCTTTTCAAAATGACCGACGAGCGAAAGTGCGGTCTCGACGAGGACCAGGACGCCGTCATACGGGATGATTTCACTATCATCAAGAGGCAGATAGAGGACTCGGCCAGGGTGCTAGAGGGGATCGGGAAAAGCATCTCGTACGACCTGGACGGAGAGGACAGCTACGGGAAATACCTGCGGAGGGAGACGGCTCAGATAAGCGAGGCGTTTACAAACTCGGAGAAATCTCTGCTGGAGCTGGAGGTGAAATTCAAGCAGAGCCAGGAGAGCGAGCTAAAGGAGGAGCACCGGCTCAACGAAGACTTTCTGAACATGATTGTGCACACACGGGACGTCCTGAAGGACACGGTGGACATTTCTCTGGGACTGAAGGACAAGCACGAGCTCCTGTCTCTGATCATCCGCAGCCACGGCACGAGGCTGAGCAGACTGAAGAACGAATACATGAAGTTCTGA